The following proteins come from a genomic window of Bactrocera tryoni isolate S06 chromosome 1, CSIRO_BtryS06_freeze2, whole genome shotgun sequence:
- the LOC120774773 gene encoding protein yellow-like, translated as MEHGDEEQPGVVQEQFHPGKTAVWCGLLIIQLYILLVFVNFCACPTVYNYNGGYVQQNQQQFHRYKELNTMYEARNLEFGFPSVAERQATLRDGRYNPDSALPIDVDVFYTPPNGSPILFVTIPRFGKGIPYSLAYLTNVQRPNGTELQPYPSYDWHWSHGKDCNGLTSVCRVHIDPCGRMWILDSGEIDNEQFCPPQIVVIDVATTHLLHRYRLPSEMYKSTVSRFVTPYVDCTDPPPRGECKQTFVYMADATGFGIVVYDVQNARSWRIENKFTYPDPDFSTHTIAGESFELLEGAIGLATTPLGLGLRRSLYFHSFSNDAQVAIPLDVINNSTLWDFGLGSAIEQFSVLGKRGVQCGASAMTSNGVLLCGHYEPVGLFGWNIRNPYTLQTRFLLAENPIKLQFISGLKVIRNPWGKEEVWMLSNRLQKAFTGKINYNEINYRIMRCGLDELLQGRPC; from the exons ATGGAACACGGTGACGAAGAACAACCTGGAGTGGTTCAAGAGCAATTTCATCCAGGAAAAACTGCGGTTTGGTGTGGATT GCTCATCATTCAGTTGTATATACTACTGGTCTTTGTCAACTTTTGTGCCTGTCCAACGGTCTACAACTACAATGGTGGGTACGTGCAACAAAATCAGCAACAATTTCATAGATATAAGGAACTTAATACAATGTACGAAGCGAGAAACTTGGAGTTCGGCTTCCCCAGCGTAGCTGAGCGACAGGCAACGTTACGGGATGGGCGCTACAACCCCGATAGTGCGCTGCCGATCGATGTAGATGTCTTTTATACGC CGCCCAATGGTTCGCCTATCCTTTTTGTCACAATACCGCGTTTCGGTAAAGGCATACCCTATTCGTTGGCATATTTGACAAATGTGCAACGTCCTAATGGCACCGAGCTGCAGCCGTATCCCAGCTACGATTGGCATTGGTCCCACGGCAAGGACTGTAACGGACTCACCTCTGTTTgtcgtgtgcat ATCGATCCGTGCGGCCGTATGTGGATACTCGATAGCGGTGAGATAGACAACGAACAGTTCTGTCCACCACAAATCGTCGTTATTGACGTGGCTACAACTCACTTGTTGCATCGCTATCGTTTACCTTCGGAAATGTATAAAAGCACGGTTAGTCGTTTTGTTACGCCTTATGTTGATTGTACCGATCCACCGCCACGCGGTGAATGCAAACAAACCTTCGTTTATATGGCCGATGCTACCGGTTTCGGTATTGTTGTTTATGATGTGCAAAATGCCCGATCTTGgcgcatagaaaataaattcaCCTATCCCGATCCAGACTTCAGCACACATACTATAGCTGGTGAAAGTTTTGAGCTTTTGGAGGGCGCAATTGGTCTTGCTACAACGCCTTTGGGGTTGGGCTTAAGACGTTCGCTCTACTTTCACTCTTTCTCAAATGATGCGCAAGTGGCGATACCATTGGATGTTATAAACAACAGCACACTCTGGGACTTTGGCTTAGGTTCGGCTATAGAGCAGTTCAGTGTGCTTGGCAAACGTGGCGTGCAATGTGGAGCATCAGCCATGACCTCGAATGGTGTGCTTTTGTGTGGTCACTACGAGCCAGTCGGGCTATTCGGCTGGAACATACGTAACCCTTACACGCTTCAAACGCGTTTTTTGCTGGCTGAAAATCCCATAAAACTGCAATTTATAAGCGGTCTAAAGGTAATAAGAAATCCTTGGGGAAAGGAAGAAGTTTGGATGCTATCAAATCGTTTACAAAAAGCCTTCACCggcaaaattaattacaatgaGATTAACTACCGAATAATGCGGTGCGGTTTGGATGAGCTGCTGCAAGGAAGACCTTGCTGA